Proteins encoded in a region of the Rothia mucilaginosa genome:
- a CDS encoding formate--tetrahydrofolate ligase encodes MTKKPFPSDLEIALAADLWPINKIAADNGISEDRLEPYGKYVAKVLLDETTNAETARKRGSKYIVVTAVTPTPLGEGKTATSVSLAQGFAQTGRKAILALRQPAMGPTFGIKGGAAGGGYSQIVPMEKLNLHLTGDFHAVTAAHNLLAAMIDNHLHHGNELRIDPRAIEWRRVIDMNDRSLRNIVVGLGERMDGVTRQTGFDITSASEIMVILSLATSFKDLRERLAKIVIGLNYDGEPVTAADLKADGAMSVILADAINPNLLQTLEHTPALIHAGPFGNIATGNSSVVADYVGLEYSDYVITEAGFGADMGAERFFNVKCRVSGLKPDAAVLVVTVRSLKSHSGLYKIVPGKPLPEGMLQESPSDVEKGAENLKKHIEIVRNFGVQPVVAINAFPTDFESEHETIRRIAEEAGARVAIHRGVAEGGKGTTDLANVVAEACDDVSDLKYTYDLEDSIETKIEKVATKVYGADGISIAPAAAKQLKRFAELGYSHLPVVIAKTHLSISSDATLKGAPTGWTLPVREVRLAAGAGYVYAICGTMRTMPGLSKSPAAERIGFDENGVMVGLS; translated from the coding sequence ATGACGAAGAAGCCTTTCCCTTCCGACCTCGAAATCGCACTTGCCGCCGATCTGTGGCCCATCAACAAGATCGCAGCGGACAACGGCATCAGCGAAGATCGCCTTGAACCCTACGGCAAGTATGTTGCTAAGGTCCTCCTCGACGAAACCACCAACGCAGAGACCGCCCGCAAGCGCGGCTCCAAGTACATCGTGGTTACCGCAGTCACCCCCACCCCGCTCGGTGAAGGTAAGACCGCAACCTCCGTCTCCCTCGCACAGGGCTTCGCACAGACCGGCCGCAAGGCAATCCTGGCTCTGCGTCAGCCCGCAATGGGCCCGACCTTCGGCATCAAGGGCGGCGCAGCAGGCGGCGGCTACTCCCAGATCGTTCCCATGGAGAAGCTGAACCTGCACCTGACCGGCGACTTCCACGCCGTCACCGCAGCACACAACCTGCTTGCCGCCATGATTGACAACCACCTGCACCACGGCAACGAGCTGCGCATCGACCCGCGCGCAATCGAGTGGCGCCGCGTTATCGACATGAACGACCGCTCCCTGCGCAACATCGTCGTGGGCCTGGGCGAACGCATGGACGGCGTGACCCGCCAGACTGGTTTCGACATCACCAGTGCCTCCGAAATCATGGTGATTCTCTCGCTGGCAACCTCCTTCAAGGACCTGCGTGAGCGCCTGGCAAAGATCGTGATCGGCCTGAACTACGACGGTGAGCCCGTCACCGCAGCCGACCTGAAGGCTGACGGCGCAATGTCCGTCATCCTGGCAGACGCTATCAACCCGAACCTGCTGCAGACCCTGGAGCACACCCCCGCACTGATTCACGCGGGTCCCTTCGGCAACATCGCAACCGGTAACTCCTCCGTGGTCGCCGACTACGTTGGTCTGGAGTACTCCGACTACGTGATTACCGAGGCTGGCTTCGGCGCCGACATGGGTGCGGAGCGTTTCTTCAACGTCAAGTGCCGCGTCTCCGGCCTGAAGCCGGACGCCGCAGTGCTCGTCGTCACCGTGCGCTCCCTGAAGTCCCACTCCGGCCTGTACAAGATCGTTCCGGGCAAGCCCCTGCCCGAAGGCATGCTGCAGGAAAGCCCCTCCGACGTGGAGAAGGGCGCAGAGAACCTGAAGAAGCACATCGAGATTGTGCGCAACTTCGGTGTTCAGCCGGTCGTGGCAATCAACGCGTTCCCGACCGACTTCGAGTCCGAGCACGAGACCATCCGCCGTATCGCTGAGGAAGCTGGCGCTCGCGTCGCTATTCACCGCGGTGTGGCTGAAGGCGGTAAGGGCACCACCGACCTGGCAAACGTAGTTGCTGAGGCATGTGACGACGTTTCGGATCTGAAGTACACCTACGATCTTGAGGACTCCATCGAGACCAAGATCGAGAAGGTCGCCACCAAGGTCTACGGCGCGGACGGCATCTCCATTGCTCCCGCTGCCGCTAAGCAGTTGAAGCGTTTCGCTGAGCTGGGCTACTCGCACCTGCCCGTGGTCATTGCGAAGACCCACCTGTCCATCTCTTCGGATGCAACTCTGAAGGGCGCACCGACCGGCTGGACCCTGCCCGTGCGCGAGGTTCGCCTGGCTGCAGGTGCTGGCTACGTCTACGCTATCTGCGGCACCATGCGCACCATGCCGGGCCTGAGCAAGAGCCCCGCAGCTGAGCGCATTGGCTTCGACGAGAACGGCGTGATGGTCGGCCTGTCCTAA
- a CDS encoding MBL fold metallo-hydrolase, with translation MTTYPEPTLIFENPELTVRAFSVSEMDNSVYLITMRATGEQVLIDPADDAEELYAFTLDALLNDCPQLELADGEERRVRVMEREEDFNSIRPRAIGLTGILVTHGHWDHIRAIKELDRLTGAVTSAGAADAAEIKELEDYTVEEELTGGESFDFYLSDTVIRALHVPGHTPGSIVYTLETTWEDGTPATLLFTGDTLFPGGVGKTDSPQQFGELFSNVLEKLFGGFEDDAIVLPGHGRSTSLGDERPHLEEWGTRGW, from the coding sequence ATGACTACTTACCCCGAACCCACCCTCATCTTTGAGAACCCCGAACTGACCGTCCGTGCGTTTAGTGTCTCCGAGATGGACAACAGCGTCTACCTCATCACCATGCGTGCCACCGGCGAGCAGGTGCTCATCGACCCCGCAGACGACGCAGAAGAACTCTACGCTTTCACTCTCGACGCGCTCCTGAACGACTGCCCGCAGCTCGAACTGGCAGACGGCGAAGAACGCCGCGTGCGCGTTATGGAGAGGGAAGAGGACTTCAACTCCATCAGGCCCCGCGCGATCGGTCTGACCGGCATCCTGGTCACCCACGGCCACTGGGATCACATCCGCGCTATTAAGGAGCTCGACCGCCTCACCGGTGCCGTGACCTCCGCGGGTGCAGCCGACGCTGCTGAGATTAAGGAACTGGAAGACTACACTGTCGAAGAAGAACTGACCGGCGGCGAAAGCTTCGACTTCTACCTCTCTGACACCGTCATCCGCGCCCTGCACGTGCCCGGCCATACCCCCGGATCCATCGTCTACACCCTCGAAACCACCTGGGAAGACGGCACTCCCGCAACCCTGCTGTTCACCGGCGACACCCTCTTCCCCGGCGGCGTGGGCAAGACCGATTCCCCGCAGCAGTTCGGTGAGCTCTTCTCCAACGTGCTCGAAAAGCTCTTCGGCGGCTTCGAAGACGACGCCATCGTGCTGCCCGGCCACGGCCGCTCCACCAGCCTCGGCGATGAGCGCCCTCACCTGGAAGAGTGGGGAACCCGCGGCTGGTAA
- the uvrA gene encoding excinuclease ABC subunit UvrA has translation MTPRPAHGSTALKANDLTSIRVQGARENNLKNVDLTIPRDAMVVFTGLSGSGKSSLAFDTIFAEGQRRYVESLSSYARMFLGQVDKPDVDFIEGLSPAVSIDQKSTSKNPRSTVGTITEIYDYMRLLWARVGHPHCPECGEEITQQTPQQIVDILQEYPERTRLQILAPVVSARKGEFVDLFKDLLTQGYSRARVDGETVQLSDPPKLAKQYKHTIEVVVDRIVIKDGIHQRLTDSIETALKLADGRVLIDFVDREQDDPERTRSFSENLACPNNHPLQIDTIEPRAFSFNSPFGACSACDGIGSRLEVDTELLVPNPDLTLGEGAIAPWSQGKATTEYWLRLLAGLGEELGFDLNTPFKDLPAKTRAAILDGKDYKVEVSYRNRFGRERRYTSGFEGVKAYIKRKHEETESDFARDRYEQYMRQVACPSCGGARLNPTILGVKVGGQSIADITDLSLADALAFVRGLQLTAREAKIGEQVLKEIDARLQFLLDVGLDYLTLSRSAGTLSGGEAQRIRLATQIGSGLVGVLYVLDEPSIGLHQRDNRRLIETLTKLRDMGNTLIVVEHDEDTMREADWIVDVGPGAGEHGGEIVHSGSFEELLKNTKSITGDYMAGRRSIEVPASRRPVDKKRQLTVRGARENNLKNVTVSFPLGVFTAVTGVSGSGKSTLVNDILYTSLANKLNGAKQVPGRHKSIDGLEHLDKVIHVDQSPIGRTPRSNPATYTGVFDHIRKLFAETSEAKMRGYTPGRFSFNVKGGRCEDCSGDGTLKIEMNFLPDVYVPCETCHGKRYNRETLEVHYKGKTIADVLEMPVEEAAEFFAAFTPIARHLNTLVDVGLGYIRLGQPATTLSGGEAQRVKLATELQKRSNGRSIYVLDEPTTGLHFEDIRKLLAVLQSLVDKGNSVITIEHNLDVVKCADWIIDMGPEGGSGGGTVIAEGTPEQVAQVKGSHTGAFLAEILN, from the coding sequence ATGACACCCCGCCCGGCACACGGTAGCACCGCACTCAAAGCGAACGACCTGACCAGTATCCGGGTTCAGGGTGCCCGCGAAAACAACCTCAAGAACGTAGACCTCACCATTCCGCGTGATGCGATGGTCGTCTTCACCGGCCTCTCCGGCTCAGGTAAGTCCTCCCTCGCCTTCGACACCATCTTTGCGGAAGGTCAGCGCCGCTACGTTGAGTCGCTGTCCTCCTACGCGCGTATGTTCCTCGGACAGGTCGATAAGCCCGACGTAGACTTCATCGAGGGCCTCTCCCCGGCGGTGTCTATCGACCAGAAGTCCACCTCCAAAAACCCGCGCTCAACCGTCGGTACCATCACCGAAATCTACGACTACATGCGTCTGCTCTGGGCACGAGTTGGTCACCCGCACTGCCCCGAATGTGGCGAAGAAATCACCCAGCAGACCCCGCAGCAGATCGTGGACATTCTGCAGGAGTACCCCGAACGCACCCGCCTGCAGATTCTCGCGCCCGTCGTCAGCGCACGTAAGGGCGAGTTTGTTGACCTCTTCAAGGACCTGCTGACTCAGGGCTACTCGCGTGCCCGCGTGGACGGCGAAACCGTGCAGCTCTCCGACCCGCCCAAGCTCGCCAAGCAGTACAAGCACACCATTGAGGTGGTCGTCGACCGCATCGTCATTAAGGACGGTATTCACCAGCGCCTCACCGACTCCATCGAAACCGCGCTCAAGCTCGCCGACGGCCGCGTGCTCATCGACTTCGTGGACCGCGAGCAGGACGACCCCGAACGCACCCGCTCCTTCAGCGAAAACCTCGCCTGCCCCAACAACCACCCGCTGCAGATCGACACCATCGAGCCGCGTGCCTTCTCCTTCAACTCGCCGTTCGGCGCATGTAGCGCCTGCGACGGCATCGGCTCGCGCCTGGAAGTAGACACCGAACTGCTCGTACCCAACCCCGACCTGACCCTCGGCGAGGGCGCTATCGCACCCTGGTCGCAGGGCAAAGCAACCACCGAATACTGGCTGCGCCTGCTCGCAGGCCTGGGGGAGGAGCTCGGCTTTGACCTGAACACCCCCTTCAAGGACCTGCCCGCCAAGACCCGCGCCGCCATTCTGGACGGCAAGGACTACAAGGTTGAGGTGTCCTACCGCAACCGATTCGGCCGCGAACGCCGCTACACCTCCGGGTTCGAAGGCGTGAAGGCGTACATCAAGCGCAAGCACGAAGAAACCGAATCGGACTTCGCCCGCGACCGCTACGAACAGTACATGCGCCAGGTCGCCTGCCCCTCCTGCGGTGGCGCGCGCCTGAACCCGACCATCCTCGGGGTGAAGGTCGGCGGCCAGTCCATCGCAGACATTACCGACCTGTCCCTGGCTGACGCGCTCGCCTTCGTGCGCGGCCTGCAGCTGACCGCCCGCGAAGCCAAGATTGGCGAGCAGGTCCTCAAAGAAATTGATGCCCGCCTGCAGTTCCTGCTGGACGTGGGCCTGGACTACCTGACCCTCTCACGCTCCGCCGGTACGCTTTCCGGTGGTGAGGCGCAGCGCATCCGCCTCGCAACCCAGATCGGTTCGGGCCTGGTCGGCGTACTCTACGTGCTCGACGAGCCCTCCATCGGCCTGCACCAGCGCGATAACCGCCGCCTTATCGAAACCCTGACTAAGCTGCGCGATATGGGCAACACGCTTATTGTGGTCGAGCACGACGAAGACACCATGCGCGAAGCCGACTGGATCGTGGATGTAGGACCCGGCGCCGGCGAGCACGGCGGCGAAATCGTGCACTCCGGCAGCTTTGAGGAGCTGCTGAAGAACACCAAGTCCATTACCGGCGACTACATGGCTGGCCGCCGCAGCATTGAGGTGCCCGCCTCCCGCCGCCCCGTGGACAAGAAGCGTCAGCTGACCGTGCGCGGCGCCCGCGAAAACAACCTCAAGAACGTGACCGTGTCCTTCCCCCTAGGCGTGTTCACCGCGGTGACCGGTGTGTCCGGCTCGGGCAAATCCACCCTGGTCAACGACATTCTGTACACTTCCCTGGCGAACAAGCTCAACGGCGCCAAGCAGGTACCCGGCCGCCACAAGAGCATCGACGGGCTGGAACACCTGGACAAGGTCATTCACGTGGACCAGTCGCCCATTGGGCGCACCCCGCGCTCGAACCCCGCCACCTACACCGGCGTGTTCGACCACATCCGCAAGCTGTTCGCAGAGACCAGCGAAGCGAAAATGCGCGGCTACACCCCGGGTCGATTCTCCTTCAACGTCAAGGGCGGCCGCTGCGAGGACTGCTCCGGCGACGGCACCCTGAAGATTGAAATGAACTTCCTGCCGGACGTGTACGTACCCTGTGAAACCTGCCACGGCAAGCGCTACAACCGCGAAACCCTCGAAGTGCACTACAAGGGCAAGACCATCGCCGACGTGCTCGAAATGCCCGTGGAAGAAGCCGCAGAGTTCTTCGCCGCATTCACCCCGATTGCGCGCCACCTAAACACCCTCGTGGACGTGGGCCTGGGCTACATTCGCCTGGGTCAGCCCGCAACCACCCTCTCCGGCGGTGAAGCGCAGCGCGTGAAGCTCGCAACCGAACTGCAGAAGCGCTCCAACGGCCGCTCCATCTACGTGCTGGACGAGCCGACCACCGGCCTGCACTTTGAAGACATCCGCAAGCTGCTCGCCGTGCTGCAATCGCTGGTCGACAAGGGCAATAGCGTCATCACCATCGAGCACAACCTGGACGTGGTCAAGTGCGCCGACTGGATCATCGACATGGGCCCCGAAGGCGGTAGCGGCGGCGGCACTGTCATCGCCGAGGGCACCCCGGAACAGGTAGCTCAGGTGAAGGGCTCGCACACCGGCGCGTTCCTTGCTGAGATCCTGAACTAG
- a CDS encoding GNAT family N-acetyltransferase codes for MTDTQGTEPTRGAKATRGAVTTADRARHILHTQLEADFCQAPGSISRALEELRDYPEAESLPLLATVQPPSEKMGATRRRNDDIWELRVANYASVGILCAKHPRVLDKAIDYMLGDQSNWLGDYAQLRQLNELLTPYTQQVSGTSIYYTPGRALLNSVVPEGVQAQEVKCAVPGVGMMRRVDPAELKAALLAEITGERTIRREANASAGALEVDPQDTQARVTRLRVELLDSEQFERFRGDKRYSNALGFSATRPDVLVLAAYPVEENASKAPDAPAAGESPALADPIAMVGLSDDSPIMRQIGIDVLPAWRGAGIASVLVRDAARLTLAEGYLPFYGTSPSHMLSQRVAMNAGLVPTWWEYVSTSLNDLPMD; via the coding sequence GTGACTGATACTCAAGGAACCGAACCCACGCGGGGAGCTAAGGCAACCCGTGGCGCTGTGACCACCGCGGACCGTGCGCGGCACATCCTGCACACCCAGCTGGAGGCGGACTTCTGCCAGGCACCCGGCTCGATTAGCCGCGCCCTCGAAGAGCTACGCGACTACCCGGAAGCCGAAAGCCTGCCGCTACTCGCCACCGTGCAGCCTCCCTCCGAGAAGATGGGTGCCACCCGCCGCCGCAACGACGACATCTGGGAGCTGCGCGTCGCCAACTACGCGAGCGTAGGTATTCTCTGTGCCAAGCACCCGCGCGTGCTGGACAAGGCCATCGACTACATGCTCGGCGACCAGTCGAACTGGCTCGGCGACTACGCGCAGCTACGCCAGCTCAACGAACTGCTCACCCCCTACACCCAGCAGGTCAGCGGCACGAGCATCTACTACACGCCCGGCCGCGCCCTGCTGAACTCGGTCGTACCCGAGGGTGTGCAGGCGCAGGAGGTCAAGTGCGCCGTGCCCGGTGTGGGTATGATGCGCCGCGTTGACCCCGCCGAGCTGAAGGCGGCACTGCTTGCCGAAATCACCGGCGAGCGCACCATCCGCAGGGAGGCAAACGCCTCCGCGGGTGCGCTTGAGGTTGACCCGCAGGACACGCAGGCGCGCGTAACCCGCCTGCGTGTGGAGCTGCTGGACTCTGAACAGTTTGAGCGTTTCCGCGGGGATAAGCGCTACTCGAACGCGCTGGGCTTTAGTGCTACCCGCCCGGATGTGCTGGTGCTCGCTGCGTACCCGGTGGAAGAGAACGCATCTAAGGCACCTGATGCACCCGCGGCGGGGGAGAGCCCCGCGCTCGCAGACCCTATCGCTATGGTTGGCCTGAGTGACGATTCGCCGATTATGCGCCAGATTGGCATTGATGTGCTGCCTGCCTGGCGTGGTGCCGGCATCGCCAGCGTGCTGGTACGTGATGCGGCACGCCTGACCCTGGCGGAAGGGTACCTGCCGTTCTACGGTACGAGCCCGTCGCATATGCTGTCGCAGAGGGTTGCGATGAATGCCGGGTTGGTGCCGACCTGGTGGGAGTACGTGTCCACCAGCCTGAATGACCTACCCATGGACTAG